One window of the Burkholderia sp. FERM BP-3421 genome contains the following:
- the sctC gene encoding type III secretion system outer membrane ring subunit SctC — MKAKIPVLLSLLAALASAPADAAPVRWRSPEIQYAAEGKDVKDVLRDFAASQNIAANIAPDVSGVVSGKMKMPPQKFLETLASSFGFVWYFDGTVLYVTPANSMKSTLLKLDHATTGDLRDLLEQMKVADPRYPIAYSPQQRTALVAGPPRYVELVSSVAARLDENAVRTGGAVIRVFSLKHAWAADRDVSVDGKTVSMPGVASLLNHMYHPESGKSGSQTTVGRPIGRAAPMTDLGGGQSGGTPLPPLPPSMQAGAGSGGDPRASGGFAAMLAGVGNARAAAELPPGAPAGDPGGGAGAPANTGGPSELPVIQADPRTNSILVRDLPERMSQYPDLITLLDVKPRLIEIEAHIIEIDEGALRQLGIDWRAHNSHLDIQTGTGTTAQNSYANGSLNPTFGSISLSGSGSGGGASVGATPLGLSLTAVLGDAGRYLLTRINALESTNQARTDASPKVTTLDNIEAVMDNKTQFFVRVAGYTSADLYGISTGVSLRVLPMVIEEGGRTQIKLDVRIVDGELSSRTVDNIPVINSSEISTQAFIEQGQALLIAGYKVDSRSSMLAGVPLLSKLPLIGALFRSTDKQDSHTERLFLVSPRVIEP, encoded by the coding sequence ATGAAGGCCAAGATTCCCGTTTTGCTGTCCCTGCTCGCCGCGCTCGCGAGCGCGCCCGCCGACGCCGCGCCGGTACGCTGGCGCAGCCCCGAGATCCAGTACGCGGCGGAAGGCAAGGACGTGAAGGACGTGCTGCGCGACTTCGCCGCGAGCCAGAACATCGCCGCGAACATCGCGCCCGACGTGAGCGGCGTCGTGAGCGGCAAGATGAAGATGCCGCCGCAGAAATTCCTCGAAACGCTCGCCTCCTCGTTCGGCTTCGTCTGGTACTTCGACGGCACGGTGCTGTACGTCACGCCCGCGAACAGCATGAAGAGCACGCTGCTCAAGCTCGACCATGCGACCACCGGCGACCTGCGCGACCTGCTCGAACAGATGAAGGTGGCCGACCCGCGCTACCCGATCGCCTACAGCCCGCAGCAGCGCACCGCGCTTGTCGCGGGGCCGCCGCGCTATGTCGAACTGGTGTCGAGCGTCGCCGCGCGGCTCGATGAGAACGCCGTCCGCACGGGCGGCGCGGTGATCCGCGTGTTTTCGCTGAAGCACGCATGGGCCGCCGATCGCGACGTGAGCGTCGACGGCAAGACCGTGTCGATGCCGGGCGTCGCCTCGCTGCTGAACCACATGTACCACCCCGAGAGCGGCAAGTCCGGCTCGCAGACCACGGTCGGCCGGCCGATCGGCCGCGCCGCGCCCATGACCGATCTCGGCGGCGGACAAAGCGGCGGGACGCCTTTGCCGCCGCTGCCGCCTTCCATGCAGGCGGGCGCGGGCTCGGGCGGCGACCCGCGCGCGTCCGGCGGCTTCGCGGCCATGCTCGCGGGCGTGGGCAACGCGCGCGCGGCGGCCGAGCTGCCGCCGGGCGCGCCGGCCGGTGACCCGGGCGGCGGCGCGGGCGCGCCGGCCAACACCGGCGGCCCGTCGGAACTGCCGGTGATCCAGGCGGACCCGCGCACCAATTCGATCCTCGTGCGCGACTTGCCGGAGCGGATGTCGCAGTATCCGGACCTGATCACGCTGCTCGACGTGAAGCCCCGCCTGATCGAGATCGAGGCGCACATCATCGAGATCGACGAGGGCGCGCTGCGCCAGCTCGGCATCGACTGGCGCGCGCACAACAGCCACCTCGACATCCAGACCGGCACCGGCACGACCGCGCAGAACAGCTACGCGAACGGCTCGCTGAATCCGACCTTCGGCTCGATCTCGCTGTCGGGCAGCGGCAGCGGGGGCGGCGCGAGCGTGGGGGCGACGCCGCTCGGCCTGTCGCTGACCGCCGTGCTCGGCGACGCCGGGCGCTACCTGCTGACCCGCATCAACGCGCTCGAATCGACCAATCAGGCGCGCACCGACGCGAGCCCGAAGGTGACGACGCTCGACAACATCGAGGCGGTGATGGACAACAAGACCCAGTTCTTCGTGCGGGTGGCGGGGTATACGTCGGCGGATCTGTACGGGATCTCGACGGGGGTATCGCTGCGCGTGCTGCCGATGGTGATCGAGGAAGGCGGGCGCACGCAGATCAAGCTCGACGTGCGGATCGTGGACGGCGAGCTGTCGTCGCGCACCGTCGACAACATTCCGGTGATCAATTCGAGCGAGATCAGCACGCAGGCCTTCATCGAGCAGGGGCAGGCGCTGCTGATCGCGGGCTACAAG
- a CDS encoding PulJ/GspJ family protein produces MRYGMMRRRARGFTLIEVLGALAVAAMMLIGIAAMMDTSIDDVRAQQAAKYQEQVTGAVTRALKRDYDAWMQKAGTQTPVVMPFADLQTNGDLPQSLQLKNAFGQSTCVLVKKSANGKGLDALVVTTGGEAIRDVDLGPIAAGSGAGGGSIAASNPAEARGAYGNWIINLATYLGGGTPGCGRPGPGHLANEIFFNGPGQQINSDYLYRVGVGGHPEANAMQVPIWLSGTIQLDRADPANCGTASGFMNGKIAADLNGNVASCRNGYWRGAGGHWKEPVASASQLPNDASNERGDVRLTLDFYRAYSWTGAGWQALAVDQKGNLIVPGIIAANMLEITGQVVVNTSCSPDPDPARKNAGQVSMGADGQLLTCQDGKWLPQSGIKIGSTDKSCSILMVTYGASDFSCPDVFTGPYTSPYVSHSEDGTYTYVIERPVTLNNNGLISVSAYMHMAYALCNKTGRQGQMRLIVQIVDKRNNAVIASNEAQSTKLIDDSSTINVTLNQAAEPGNGYKVVLSSNWATYDQDATPWQSTYCNSKRTFLQTPLVTGWTINSFY; encoded by the coding sequence ATGCGATATGGAATGATGCGTCGCCGCGCGCGCGGCTTCACGCTGATCGAGGTGCTGGGCGCGCTCGCGGTGGCGGCGATGATGCTGATCGGCATCGCCGCGATGATGGACACGTCGATCGACGACGTGCGCGCTCAGCAGGCCGCGAAGTACCAGGAACAGGTAACGGGCGCCGTGACCCGCGCGCTGAAGCGCGACTACGACGCATGGATGCAGAAGGCCGGCACGCAGACGCCGGTGGTCATGCCGTTCGCCGATTTGCAGACGAATGGCGATCTGCCGCAATCATTGCAGTTGAAGAACGCCTTTGGCCAGTCGACCTGCGTACTGGTCAAGAAGTCGGCGAACGGCAAGGGGCTCGATGCGCTCGTCGTGACAACCGGCGGCGAAGCAATCCGGGACGTCGACCTGGGCCCCATCGCGGCCGGCTCCGGCGCGGGCGGCGGTTCGATCGCGGCATCCAATCCCGCCGAGGCGCGCGGCGCCTACGGCAACTGGATCATCAATCTCGCGACCTACCTGGGCGGCGGGACGCCAGGCTGCGGCCGGCCCGGCCCGGGCCACCTGGCGAACGAAATCTTCTTCAACGGCCCGGGACAGCAGATCAACAGTGACTATCTGTACCGCGTCGGCGTTGGCGGCCATCCGGAAGCGAACGCGATGCAGGTGCCGATCTGGCTGTCGGGCACGATCCAGCTCGATCGCGCCGACCCGGCCAATTGCGGGACGGCGAGCGGCTTCATGAACGGCAAGATCGCGGCGGACCTGAACGGCAACGTGGCAAGCTGCCGCAATGGCTACTGGCGAGGCGCGGGCGGCCACTGGAAGGAGCCGGTGGCGAGTGCAAGCCAACTGCCGAATGACGCGAGCAACGAACGTGGCGACGTGCGCCTGACGCTCGATTTCTACCGCGCGTATTCCTGGACCGGCGCGGGCTGGCAAGCGCTCGCGGTCGACCAGAAGGGCAACCTGATCGTCCCCGGCATCATCGCGGCGAACATGCTGGAGATCACGGGGCAGGTCGTGGTGAACACCTCGTGCTCGCCGGATCCCGATCCTGCCCGGAAGAACGCCGGTCAGGTGTCGATGGGCGCGGACGGCCAGCTGCTCACCTGCCAGGACGGCAAATGGCTGCCGCAGTCCGGCATCAAGATCGGCAGCACCGACAAAAGCTGCTCGATCCTCATGGTCACCTATGGCGCGAGCGACTTCTCCTGCCCGGATGTCTTCACCGGCCCCTATACGTCTCCCTACGTATCGCATTCCGAAGACGGCACCTACACCTACGTCATCGAACGCCCGGTGACACTCAACAACAACGGCCTGATCTCCGTGAGCGCGTATATGCACATGGCCTACGCGCTCTGCAACAAGACGGGCCGGCAGGGGCAGATGCGCCTCATCGTCCAGATCGTCGACAAGCGCAACAACGCGGTCATCGCGAGCAACGAGGCGCAGTCGACGAAGCTGATCGACGATTCGTCGACGATCAACGTCACGCTGAACCAGGCGGCCGAGCCGGGGAACGGCTACAAGGTCGTGCTGTCGAGCAACTGGGCGACGTACGACCAGGACGCGACGCCGTGGCAATCCACCTACTGCAACAGCAAGAGGACGTTCCTGCAAACGCCGCTCGTCACCGGCTGGACCATCAATTCGTTCTATTGA